A stretch of the Rhizobium sullae genome encodes the following:
- the queD gene encoding 6-carboxytetrahydropterin synthase QueD, which produces MFRITKEFHFSASHQLTSLPTDHQCARLHGHNYVVEVELGAVALNSHGFVRDYHELAPLKRYIDECFDHRHLNEVLGHDQVTAECLAKHFYDWCKERLPETSAVRVSETPKTWAEYRP; this is translated from the coding sequence ATGTTTCGCATCACCAAGGAATTCCATTTCTCCGCCTCCCATCAGCTCACAAGCCTGCCCACCGATCATCAATGCGCCCGCCTCCACGGACACAATTACGTCGTCGAGGTTGAACTTGGGGCAGTAGCACTCAACAGCCACGGATTTGTCCGCGATTACCACGAACTCGCGCCGCTGAAGCGCTACATCGATGAGTGCTTCGACCATCGTCATCTGAACGAGGTCCTCGGTCATGATCAGGTGACGGCGGAATGTCTGGCGAAGCATTTTTACGATTGGTGCAAGGAGCGCCTGCCGGAAACTTCGGCCGTGCGCGTCAGTGAAACGCCGAAGACCTGGGCGGAATACCGGCCATGA
- the queE gene encoding 7-carboxy-7-deazaguanine synthase QueE: protein MSAARETHIRVSEIFGPTIQGEGILIGLPTVFVRTGGCDYRCSWCDTLHAVDSDYRDQWHPMSVDDIWQEVVRLSGNKPLTVSLSGGNPAIQPLRPLLERGHEDGYRFALETQGSVAKDWFADLDVLVLSPKPPSSGMETDWSAFGACLRMAGKKPQLALKIVIFDDRDYLYARAAAARYPRLPVYLQPGNHTPPPPADDDAKVDIDGIMDRMRWLIDKVTEDRWFEARVLPQLHVLLWGNKRGV from the coding sequence ATGAGCGCCGCGCGAGAAACGCACATCCGTGTCAGCGAAATCTTCGGGCCGACTATCCAGGGAGAAGGCATCCTGATCGGACTTCCGACGGTCTTCGTCAGGACGGGGGGCTGCGACTATCGCTGTTCGTGGTGCGATACGCTGCATGCGGTCGATAGCGATTATCGCGATCAATGGCATCCGATGTCGGTCGACGATATCTGGCAGGAGGTCGTGCGGCTCTCGGGCAACAAACCGCTGACCGTGTCGCTGTCGGGCGGCAACCCGGCGATCCAGCCGCTTCGCCCGTTGCTTGAGCGCGGGCATGAGGACGGCTATCGTTTCGCGCTGGAGACCCAAGGCAGCGTCGCCAAGGATTGGTTTGCCGATCTCGACGTCCTCGTGCTCAGCCCGAAGCCGCCGTCGAGCGGCATGGAGACGGACTGGAGCGCATTCGGCGCCTGCCTGAGAATGGCCGGGAAAAAGCCGCAGCTTGCGCTGAAGATCGTTATCTTCGACGACCGCGACTACCTCTATGCTCGAGCGGCGGCGGCGCGCTATCCCAGGCTTCCGGTTTATCTCCAACCCGGCAACCACACGCCGCCCCCACCTGCGGATGACGATGCAAAGGTCGATATCGACGGCATCATGGACCGGATGCGCTGGCTGATCGACAAGGTAACCGAAGATCGGTGGTTCGAGGCGCGCGTGCTGCCGCAACTGCACGTGCTGCTTTGGGGCAACAAACGCGGCGTCTGA
- a CDS encoding FAD-binding oxidoreductase encodes MDNLNLTTLHKGQTAVTNVAIDAFAAGLRGRLLTEKDAEYDEARAIWNGMVDRRPGLIVRCAGAADVMRAVRFARENNLLLAVRGGGHNIAGNAICEGGLVIDLSPMKSVRVDPGTRRLRVEPGATLADVDNETQAFGLALPTGINSTTGIAGLTLGGGFGWLTRKFGLTIDNLISMEVVTADGKLVRASEKEEPDLFWALRGGGGNFGVVTSFEFRLHDLPGEVLAGLVVHPFADAEMVLREYRQVLETAPDELTCWVVMRQAPPLPFLPAEWHGKEILVLAMCHCGDIEAGKAAAAGLRAIGNPIADVVGPAPFAAWQQAFDPLLTPGARNYWKSQDFAELSNAAIAVLLDAVRKLPGPECEIFIGHVGGAAGRIAVEATAFPQRNSHFVMNVHARWREKSMDGASMAWARELFEATKEHAIGTAYINFMPEDETDRVEAAYGGNYQRLTEIKLRYDPQNLFRMNQNVTPQAEMRAAS; translated from the coding sequence ATGGACAACTTGAACCTTACGACCCTGCACAAGGGCCAAACCGCCGTGACGAACGTCGCGATCGATGCCTTCGCCGCAGGTTTGCGCGGCAGATTGCTCACTGAGAAGGATGCCGAATACGACGAGGCACGGGCCATATGGAACGGCATGGTCGACCGGCGCCCGGGTCTCATCGTGCGCTGCGCTGGTGCCGCCGACGTCATGAGAGCAGTCCGGTTCGCGCGTGAAAACAATCTTCTGCTGGCAGTGCGCGGCGGCGGGCATAACATCGCCGGCAACGCAATCTGTGAAGGCGGCCTGGTCATTGATCTATCGCCGATGAAATCGGTAAGGGTCGACCCTGGGACAAGGCGCTTGCGGGTCGAGCCGGGTGCAACGCTTGCAGACGTCGATAACGAAACACAGGCTTTCGGGCTGGCCTTGCCGACAGGGATCAATTCCACGACCGGCATTGCCGGGCTCACGCTCGGTGGCGGCTTCGGCTGGCTCACGCGCAAATTCGGTCTGACTATTGATAATCTCATTTCGATGGAGGTGGTGACTGCTGACGGCAAGCTGGTACGCGCAAGCGAGAAGGAAGAGCCGGATCTGTTTTGGGCGCTGCGCGGCGGCGGTGGTAACTTCGGGGTGGTGACCTCCTTTGAATTCCGGCTCCACGACCTACCGGGCGAGGTTCTGGCGGGTCTGGTCGTCCATCCTTTTGCCGACGCCGAAATGGTGCTCAGAGAATATAGACAGGTGCTCGAAACGGCGCCGGACGAACTCACATGCTGGGTGGTCATGCGTCAGGCACCGCCGCTGCCTTTCCTGCCTGCCGAGTGGCATGGCAAGGAAATCCTTGTGCTCGCCATGTGCCATTGCGGTGACATCGAAGCGGGCAAGGCGGCTGCCGCGGGGCTTCGTGCCATCGGCAATCCGATTGCCGACGTCGTCGGTCCGGCGCCCTTTGCCGCCTGGCAACAGGCATTCGATCCGCTGCTGACGCCGGGCGCCCGCAACTATTGGAAGAGCCAGGATTTCGCGGAACTTTCAAATGCGGCGATCGCGGTTCTCCTCGATGCCGTTCGCAAGCTTCCGGGGCCAGAATGCGAGATATTCATCGGCCATGTGGGCGGTGCGGCGGGCCGCATCGCAGTGGAGGCGACGGCTTTTCCCCAGCGCAACTCGCATTTCGTCATGAACGTACATGCGCGTTGGCGCGAGAAATCGATGGATGGCGCCTCCATGGCTTGGGCACGCGAGCTTTTCGAAGCAACGAAGGAGCACGCCATCGGCACGGCTTACATCAACTTCATGCCTGAGGACGAAACCGATCGTGTCGAGGCGGCCTATGGCGGCAATTATCAGCGCCTGACCGAGATCAAACTGCGTTACGATCCGCAGAATCTTTTCCGCATGAACCAGAATGTGACGCCACAGGCGGAAATGCGGGCCGCCAGCTGA
- a CDS encoding type II toxin-antitoxin system VapB family antitoxin, producing MPLYVRDNDVLALAVELQMLMKAPSKTEAVRIALRHEIERTRKNMPIRERLARARAKAREIGTGDPDFDMKKYTDEMWGDM from the coding sequence ATGCCGCTCTACGTCCGCGATAATGATGTGCTCGCGCTCGCCGTCGAGCTTCAAATGCTCATGAAAGCACCCAGCAAGACCGAGGCCGTGAGGATCGCTCTCCGTCATGAGATCGAGCGCACACGCAAAAATATGCCTATACGCGAGCGCCTGGCAAGGGCGCGCGCTAAAGCGCGGGAAATCGGCACCGGCGATCCGGATTTCGACATGAAGAAGTATACCGATGAAATGTGGGGCGACATGTGA
- a CDS encoding shikimate dehydrogenase: MPETLIKPLRAGLIGAGIQASLTPAMHMEEGAAQGLNYEYELIDLNQIGAAPADLPRLLAEAEAQGFAGLNITHPCKQVIIPYLDELSAEARALGAVNTVVFKDGRRYGHNTDWWGFAESFRRGLPDADLSSAVQLGAGGAGVATAYAMLSLGIQRLTVFDREPERAVTLTEAMSQRFPAAAITAGMDLASAMRQASGLTHATPTGMAKYPGMPLPPELLEERHWVAEIVYFPLETELLQQARKRGCRTLDGGGMAVFQAVGAFRLLTERTPDAARMLSHFKAMTE; encoded by the coding sequence ATGCCCGAGACACTCATAAAACCACTGAGGGCCGGATTGATCGGTGCCGGGATCCAGGCTTCGCTGACGCCTGCCATGCATATGGAGGAGGGTGCTGCGCAGGGTCTGAACTATGAATACGAACTGATCGACCTCAATCAGATCGGCGCCGCACCAGCCGACCTGCCGAGGCTTCTAGCCGAAGCCGAAGCACAGGGTTTTGCAGGCCTCAACATCACCCATCCCTGCAAGCAGGTCATCATCCCCTATCTCGACGAGCTATCGGCCGAGGCGCGAGCGCTCGGGGCCGTCAATACGGTCGTCTTCAAAGACGGACGGCGATATGGCCACAACACCGATTGGTGGGGCTTTGCCGAAAGCTTTCGCCGCGGCTTGCCGGACGCCGATCTCTCTTCGGCCGTTCAGCTTGGTGCTGGCGGCGCAGGCGTTGCGACCGCCTATGCGATGCTCTCGCTCGGCATACAGAGATTGACAGTCTTCGATCGAGAACCGGAACGTGCCGTCACCCTGACCGAAGCGATGTCGCAGCGCTTTCCCGCTGCTGCCATCACGGCCGGAATGGACCTGGCATCGGCGATGCGGCAGGCATCCGGCCTCACACACGCAACGCCAACTGGGATGGCGAAATATCCGGGCATGCCTTTGCCGCCGGAACTGCTTGAGGAACGGCATTGGGTCGCCGAGATCGTCTACTTCCCATTGGAGACCGAACTGCTGCAGCAAGCCAGGAAACGCGGCTGCCGGACGCTCGATGGCGGCGGCATGGCGGTCTTCCAAGCGGTTGGCGCCTTCCGTCTCTTAACCGAGCGAACGCCGGATGCAGCCCGGATGCTTTCGCATTTCAAAGCCATGACCGAATGA
- a CDS encoding CopG family ribbon-helix-helix protein, with product MPRAGHPKGDTFNFRIDPALKAAFTQAAESEDRPAAQLLRDFMRAYVERQKRKAFEVEARRQSLAVAKRARNPESDEAKSLKELDILFDEEQLKDEWKA from the coding sequence ATGCCCCGCGCCGGTCATCCCAAGGGTGATACGTTCAATTTCCGGATCGACCCCGCCTTGAAGGCCGCATTCACGCAAGCGGCGGAATCTGAAGATCGGCCTGCCGCCCAGCTATTGCGGGATTTTATGCGAGCCTATGTCGAACGCCAGAAGCGCAAGGCATTTGAGGTCGAGGCGCGGCGGCAATCGCTTGCCGTGGCGAAACGCGCCCGCAACCCCGAGAGCGACGAGGCAAAGTCTTTGAAGGAGCTGGACATACTCTTTGATGAAGAACAGCTCAAGGACGAATGGAAGGCATGA
- a CDS encoding bifunctional sugar phosphate isomerase/epimerase/4-hydroxyphenylpyruvate dioxygenase family protein produces the protein MKTSIATVSLSGDLRDKLEAIAKAGFDGVEIFENDFLIFDESPRQVGKMVRDLGMEITLFQPFRDFEGMPEPLRSRTFDRAERKFDVMQEMGTDLVLVCSNVSPASLGGLDRAAVDFHELGERAAKRGLKVGYEALAWGRHIHDHRDAWEIVRRADHPNIGLILDSFHTLSRKIDVNSIRSIPKEKIFIIQLADAPLIDMDLLFWSRHFRNMPGEGDLPVLDFMKAVAATGYDGYLSLEIFNDQFRGGSPAAIAVDGRRSLIYLGDQVKRQEPESSLPVPAMPPRASVEGVAFVEFTVDEDEAPQLESLIASLGFRKVSRHKTKSVTVFRQGGINLVVNTEQKGFAGASYAVHGTSAYAAGLMVADAKAAVERAVALGAERFRQPIDPGEIEMPAVRGVGGGVLYFLDRKTKLGRIWEIEFDPVEDTAAPQPAGLQSIDHIAQTVKYEELLTWLLFYTSILDAHKTPMVDIIDPSGIVRSQAIENADGSLRITMNGAENRNTLAGHFIAETFGSGIQHLAFETEDIFATAAALAANGFVSLAISPNYYDDLEARFGLDAEFAERLKANNILYDRDEHGEYFQLYSPTYGEGLFFEIVERRGYRGYGAANAIFRIAALRKHLRPAGVPRA, from the coding sequence ATGAAGACGTCTATAGCGACGGTATCGTTGAGCGGCGATCTCCGAGACAAGCTGGAAGCGATCGCGAAAGCCGGTTTCGATGGCGTCGAAATATTCGAAAACGACTTCCTCATCTTCGATGAGAGCCCGCGCCAGGTGGGCAAGATGGTGCGCGATCTCGGTATGGAGATCACGCTCTTCCAGCCCTTCCGGGATTTCGAAGGCATGCCGGAGCCGCTTCGTAGCCGCACATTCGACCGCGCCGAGCGCAAGTTCGACGTCATGCAGGAAATGGGGACGGATCTGGTGCTCGTCTGCTCCAACGTGTCGCCGGCATCGCTCGGCGGCCTCGACCGGGCAGCAGTCGACTTTCATGAGCTTGGCGAGCGCGCGGCAAAGCGCGGCCTGAAGGTGGGCTACGAGGCGCTGGCCTGGGGGAGGCACATTCACGATCACCGCGATGCCTGGGAGATCGTGCGCCGTGCGGACCACCCCAATATCGGCCTGATCCTCGACAGCTTCCATACGCTGTCGCGCAAGATCGATGTCAATTCGATCCGCTCGATTCCGAAGGAAAAGATCTTCATCATCCAGCTTGCCGATGCGCCTCTGATCGACATGGATCTGCTTTTCTGGAGTAGGCATTTCCGCAACATGCCGGGCGAGGGCGACCTGCCGGTCCTCGATTTCATGAAGGCGGTCGCGGCGACCGGATATGACGGATATCTGTCGCTGGAAATTTTCAACGACCAGTTCCGCGGCGGCTCGCCCGCTGCCATCGCAGTTGATGGCAGGCGCTCGTTGATCTATCTCGGTGATCAGGTGAAACGGCAGGAGCCGGAGAGTTCCTTGCCCGTCCCTGCGATGCCGCCGCGTGCCTCCGTCGAAGGCGTCGCCTTCGTCGAGTTCACGGTCGACGAAGACGAAGCGCCGCAGCTCGAATCGCTGATTGCGAGCCTCGGTTTCCGGAAGGTTTCGAGGCACAAGACCAAGAGTGTTACCGTCTTTCGCCAAGGGGGCATCAATCTCGTCGTCAATACCGAGCAGAAGGGCTTTGCCGGCGCATCCTATGCCGTCCATGGCACCTCGGCCTATGCCGCCGGCTTGATGGTCGCCGATGCGAAGGCGGCGGTCGAACGCGCCGTGGCCTTAGGCGCTGAGCGTTTCCGGCAGCCGATCGATCCCGGCGAGATCGAGATGCCGGCGGTGCGCGGTGTCGGCGGCGGTGTCCTCTACTTCCTCGACCGCAAGACGAAGCTTGGCCGCATATGGGAGATCGAGTTCGATCCGGTCGAAGACACGGCAGCCCCGCAGCCTGCCGGGCTGCAATCGATCGATCACATCGCCCAGACCGTGAAATATGAGGAATTGCTCACTTGGCTCCTGTTCTACACATCGATCCTCGATGCTCATAAGACGCCGATGGTCGACATCATCGATCCGTCCGGCATAGTGAGAAGCCAGGCGATAGAAAATGCCGACGGGTCGCTGCGCATCACCATGAACGGTGCCGAAAACCGCAACACGCTTGCCGGCCACTTCATCGCCGAAACCTTCGGCTCCGGCATCCAGCACCTTGCCTTCGAGACTGAGGATATCTTCGCCACCGCTGCGGCCCTTGCCGCAAACGGCTTCGTATCCCTTGCGATCTCGCCGAACTATTATGACGATCTGGAAGCCCGCTTCGGTCTGGACGCGGAATTTGCGGAGCGATTGAAGGCGAACAACATTCTTTATGACCGGGACGAGCATGGCGAATATTTCCAGCTCTACAGTCCCACCTACGGCGAGGGCCTGTTCTTCGAAATCGTCGAAAGGCGCGGCTATCGTGGCTATGGCGCGGCAAATGCCATTTTCCGTATTGCCGCGCTTAGAAAACATCTGCGACCGGCCGGTGTTCCACGTGCCTGA
- a CDS encoding type II toxin-antitoxin system VapC family toxin: protein MMFIDASAIVAILKPEPDADELMDRLEKAGGPFFVSPLVRYEATISLARAQAQQIKKNTAPTPEMVAIAREAVDYFVQDLEARELSISSDIGRLALDAAMTYGKAISHPADLNFGDCYAYACAKAYRLKLLYKGDDFARTDLA from the coding sequence GTGATGTTCATCGATGCTTCCGCGATCGTCGCAATTCTCAAGCCGGAACCGGACGCCGACGAACTGATGGACCGGCTCGAAAAGGCCGGAGGGCCTTTCTTCGTCTCCCCGCTTGTGCGCTACGAAGCGACAATCTCGCTTGCCCGGGCCCAAGCACAGCAGATAAAGAAGAATACCGCCCCTACGCCCGAAATGGTGGCGATCGCCCGTGAGGCGGTTGACTATTTCGTGCAGGACCTAGAGGCACGTGAGCTCTCGATTTCGAGCGACATCGGCAGGCTTGCGCTCGATGCGGCGATGACCTACGGAAAAGCCATCAGTCATCCAGCTGACCTGAATTTCGGCGACTGCTATGCCTATGCCTGCGCCAAGGCGTATCGCCTTAAGCTCCTCTATAAGGGCGACGACTTCGCGCGAACCGATTTGGCATAG
- a CDS encoding type II toxin-antitoxin system PemK/MazF family toxin yields the protein MTRGDLVTIAVSGDYGKPRPALIVQDDAFAELPSVTLLQIASDVHDEHLIRITVQPDDNNGLRKPSQVMVDRTMTVPRSKTGAVFGRLDSNTMAVVDAAMARFFGLGGRGL from the coding sequence ATGACGCGCGGCGACCTAGTGACGATCGCCGTCAGTGGTGACTATGGCAAACCGCGCCCTGCGCTCATTGTGCAAGATGACGCATTTGCCGAACTCCCTTCCGTGACCTTGCTGCAAATAGCCAGCGACGTCCATGACGAGCACTTAATCCGCATCACGGTGCAGCCGGATGACAACAATGGCTTGCGCAAACCGTCACAGGTGATGGTCGACCGCACCATGACCGTACCACGGTCAAAGACAGGCGCGGTATTCGGCAGGCTGGATTCGAATACGATGGCAGTAGTCGACGCGGCGATGGCCCGGTTCTTCGGCTTAGGAGGCCGCGGCCTATGA
- the queC gene encoding 7-cyano-7-deazaguanine synthase QueC: MKTIVICSGGLDSVSLAHKVAAERELTGLLSFDYGQRHRKELDFAAACAKRLGVPHQIIDIRNIGRHLTGSALTDDIDVPDGHYAEETMKATVVPNRNAIMLSIAFGLAAAQKADAVAVAVHGGDHFIYPDCRPGFIQAFQDMQKQALDGYASVSLFAPYVTVSKADIVTDGARNGTPFAETWSCYKGGVRHCGRCGTCVERREAFHLAGIEDPTDYEDSDFWAAATAGFLAKEVK, from the coding sequence ATGAAAACCATCGTCATCTGCTCCGGCGGATTGGACTCCGTTTCGCTCGCGCACAAGGTTGCCGCGGAACGCGAACTCACCGGCCTTCTTTCCTTCGACTACGGACAGCGGCATCGCAAGGAACTGGACTTCGCCGCCGCCTGCGCCAAAAGACTAGGCGTGCCCCACCAGATCATCGACATAAGGAATATAGGCCGTCATCTCACCGGATCGGCCCTGACCGACGACATCGATGTTCCGGACGGACATTATGCTGAAGAGACGATGAAGGCGACGGTCGTCCCGAATCGCAACGCCATCATGCTTTCTATCGCCTTCGGGCTTGCCGCGGCACAAAAGGCAGACGCGGTCGCAGTCGCCGTGCATGGCGGGGACCACTTCATCTATCCGGACTGCCGGCCGGGCTTCATCCAGGCGTTCCAGGACATGCAGAAGCAGGCGCTCGACGGCTATGCCAGTGTTTCCCTCTTTGCACCTTACGTCACCGTCTCAAAGGCAGACATCGTGACCGATGGTGCCAGGAACGGCACTCCGTTCGCTGAGACCTGGTCGTGCTACAAGGGCGGCGTGCGCCACTGTGGCCGCTGCGGTACCTGCGTCGAACGGCGCGAGGCGTTTCATCTGGCCGGTATAGAGGATCCGACAGATTACGAAGACTCGGACTTCTGGGCGGCTGCAACCGCGGGCTTTTTGGCCAAAGAGGTGAAATGA